The following are from one region of the Ornithorhynchus anatinus isolate Pmale09 chromosome 20, mOrnAna1.pri.v4, whole genome shotgun sequence genome:
- the LOC100088651 gene encoding P2Y purinoceptor 2-like isoform X1, whose product MEGALLSANQSANDSSDSGYRCQFNEDFKYILLPVSYGLVCTVGLGLNAVALYAFLVRIKTWNASTTYMFHLAISDTLYVVSLPLLVYYYASGDHWPFGKGLCKLVRFLFYTNLYGSILFLLCISVHRFLGICYPLRSLQWGHVRYARRVAAAVWLLVAACQAPVLFFVTTTERGPRVTCHDTSRPDLFGAFVVYSSVMLVLLFAGPFLTILACYALMVRRLLQPTRGLVRLARSKRRSIKMIAVVLLVFVVCFLPFHITRTLYYAFRSLDLSCSTLNAINLAYKVTRPLASANSCLDPVLYFLAGQWRVKMRKNPSDWSCQSQKELIWAGSLKEPPSSDRGQRLRPQPSSSKVEPFIPWCRRYCVSSLMASKDR is encoded by the exons ATGGAGGGGGCGTTGCTTTCCGCGAACCAGAGCGCCAATGACTCCAGCGACTCGGGCTACAGGTGCCAGTTCAATGAGGACTTCAAGTACATCCTGCTGCCCGTGTCCTACGGCCTGGTGTGCACAGTGGGGCTGGGCCTCAATGCGGTGGCCCTCTACGCCTTCCTGGTCCGCATCAAGACCTGGAACGCCTCCACCACCTACATGTTTCACCTGGCCATATCCGACACCCTGTACGTGGTGTCCCTTCCGCTGCTGGTCTACTATTATGCCAGCGGAGACCACTGGCCCTTCGGCAAGGGGCTGTGCAAGCTGGTGCGCTTCCTCTTCTACACCAACCTGTACGGCAGCATCCTGTTCCTCCTGTGCATCAGCGTCCACCGCTTCCTGGGCATCTGCTACCCGCTGCGCTCGCTGCAGTGGGGCCACGTGCGGTACGCCCGCCGCGTGGCCGCCGCCGTGTGGCTGCTGGTGGCCGCCTGCCAGGCCCCGGTGCTGTTCTTCGTGACAACCACAGAGCGCGGCCCCCGCGTCACCTGCCACGACACCTCGAGGCCGGACCTGTTCGGGGCCTTTGTGGTCTACAGCTCGGTCATGCTGGTGCTGCTCTTTGCCGGACCCTTCCTGACCATCCTGGCCTGCTACGCCCTCATGGTCCGCCGGCTGCTCCAGCCCACCCGCGGGCTGGTTCGCCTGGCGCGCTCCAAACGCCGGTCGATCAAGATGATCGCCGTGGTCCTCCTGGTCTTCGTGGTCTGCTTCCTGCCCTTTCACATCACCCGCACCCTCTACTACGCCTTCCGCTCCCTCGACCTCAGCTGCTCGACCCTCAACGCCATCAATCTGGCCTACAAGGTGACGCGCCCGTTGGCCAGCGCCAACAGCTGCCTGGACCCGGTGCTCTACTTCCTGGCCGGCCAGTGGCGGGTCAAG ATGAGAAAGAACCCGAGTGACTGGAGCTGTCAGAGTCAGAAAGAGCTAATCTGGGCAGGCTCTCTGAAGGAGCCACCTTCCTCTGACAGAGGACAGAGGCTCCGACCCCAACCCTCGAGCAGCAAAGTGGAGCCCTTCATCCCCTGGTGCAGGAGATACTGTGTGTCCTCTCTGATGGCCTCAAAGGATCGTTGA
- the LOC100088651 gene encoding P2Y purinoceptor 2-like isoform X2: MEGALLSANQSANDSSDSGYRCQFNEDFKYILLPVSYGLVCTVGLGLNAVALYAFLVRIKTWNASTTYMFHLAISDTLYVVSLPLLVYYYASGDHWPFGKGLCKLVRFLFYTNLYGSILFLLCISVHRFLGICYPLRSLQWGHVRYARRVAAAVWLLVAACQAPVLFFVTTTERGPRVTCHDTSRPDLFGAFVVYSSVMLVLLFAGPFLTILACYALMVRRLLQPTRGLVRLARSKRRSIKMIAVVLLVFVVCFLPFHITRTLYYAFRSLDLSCSTLNAINLAYKVTRPLASANSCLDPVLYFLAGQWRVKVAGGTRQSPTDPTLTLQGQGSPAGPQPEAKDAQL; the protein is encoded by the coding sequence ATGGAGGGGGCGTTGCTTTCCGCGAACCAGAGCGCCAATGACTCCAGCGACTCGGGCTACAGGTGCCAGTTCAATGAGGACTTCAAGTACATCCTGCTGCCCGTGTCCTACGGCCTGGTGTGCACAGTGGGGCTGGGCCTCAATGCGGTGGCCCTCTACGCCTTCCTGGTCCGCATCAAGACCTGGAACGCCTCCACCACCTACATGTTTCACCTGGCCATATCCGACACCCTGTACGTGGTGTCCCTTCCGCTGCTGGTCTACTATTATGCCAGCGGAGACCACTGGCCCTTCGGCAAGGGGCTGTGCAAGCTGGTGCGCTTCCTCTTCTACACCAACCTGTACGGCAGCATCCTGTTCCTCCTGTGCATCAGCGTCCACCGCTTCCTGGGCATCTGCTACCCGCTGCGCTCGCTGCAGTGGGGCCACGTGCGGTACGCCCGCCGCGTGGCCGCCGCCGTGTGGCTGCTGGTGGCCGCCTGCCAGGCCCCGGTGCTGTTCTTCGTGACAACCACAGAGCGCGGCCCCCGCGTCACCTGCCACGACACCTCGAGGCCGGACCTGTTCGGGGCCTTTGTGGTCTACAGCTCGGTCATGCTGGTGCTGCTCTTTGCCGGACCCTTCCTGACCATCCTGGCCTGCTACGCCCTCATGGTCCGCCGGCTGCTCCAGCCCACCCGCGGGCTGGTTCGCCTGGCGCGCTCCAAACGCCGGTCGATCAAGATGATCGCCGTGGTCCTCCTGGTCTTCGTGGTCTGCTTCCTGCCCTTTCACATCACCCGCACCCTCTACTACGCCTTCCGCTCCCTCGACCTCAGCTGCTCGACCCTCAACGCCATCAATCTGGCCTACAAGGTGACGCGCCCGTTGGCCAGCGCCAACAGCTGCCTGGACCCGGTGCTCTACTTCCTGGCCGGCCAGTGGCGGGTCAAGGTAGCTGGCGGTACCCGGCAGTCCCCGACCGACCCCACGCTCACCCTCCAGGGACAAGGCAGCCCAGCCGGTCCCCAGCCCGAGGCCAAGGACGCCCAGCTCTAG